From one Trifolium pratense cultivar HEN17-A07 linkage group LG1, ARS_RC_1.1, whole genome shotgun sequence genomic stretch:
- the LOC123884079 gene encoding uncharacterized protein LOC123884079 gives MSIQEFYSTMTNLWDQLALMEPAELKGVKAYLDHREEQRLVQFLMALHDEFEVLRGSILHRTPLPNVDSVVNELLAEEIRLKSHSLSHLDKETYTSPPSVFAAPFNKGKPQGRVGVGIDECAFCKQKGHWKSNCPQLMKAGRKNFKPPSSNVAAATSSIVAPPSVGSGIGSAYPSETNSHVFDLAEQFQKFLATQPHAMSASSIKGLNPSSLSGSTIREEDWDRP, from the exons ATGAGCATTCAAGAATTTTATTCGACTATGACAAATTTGTGGGACCAATTGGCTCTCATGGAACCCGCTGAATTAAAAGGTGTCAAAGCATACCTTGACCATAGAGAAGAGCAACGATTAGTTCAATTTTTGATGGCTCTTCATGACGAATTTGAGGTCTTGCGTGGGAGTATTCTACATCGTACTCCTCTTCCTAATGTTGACTCGGTTGTTAATGAACTGTTGGCAGAAGAAATTAGACTCAAGTCTCACTCTCTTTCGCATTTGGATAAAGAAACTTATACATCTCCTCCATCCGTCTTTGCTGCTCCTTTTAACAAAGGAAAACCTCAAGGGAGGGTTGGTGTTGGTATTGATGAATGTGCTTTTTGCAAGCAAAAAGGGCATTGGAAATCAAATTGTCCGCAATTGATGAAAGCAGGAAGAAAAAATTTTAAGCCTCCCTCATCTAATGTTGCTGCTGCTACTTCTTCTATTGTTGCTCCTCCGTCCGTTGGTTCTGGTATTGGTTCTGCATACCCATCTGAGACTAATTCACATGTATTTGATCTTGCTGAGCAGTTTCAAAAGTTTCTCGCAACTCAGCCACATGCTATGTCTGCCTCCTCTATCAAAGGTTTGAATCCCTCTAGCTTATCAG GATCAACAATCCGGGAGGAAGATTGGGACAGGCCGTAG